Below is a window of Terriglobales bacterium DNA.
CAGATGGCGCACGCCCACGCCCAGCTCGGTCACCGCGGCGAGACCTTCCAGTACGTGGAAGCCGCCGAGCGCGAGGGCTCCGACCAGTCCGAGGTCCTGCTCGCTACCGGCGACGCCATCCTGATTCTCGGTGACGAAGACGCCGCCATGGAGCGCTTCACCCGCGCGCTCGAGGCGCCCGACGCCAACCGCGTCGACGCCCGCCTCGCCATCGCCAAGGTCTTCGCCCGCCGCAAGGACTACGAAGACGCCAAGCAGCAGGTCGCGCTCGCCTTCGCGGAAGCGCGCATCGGCGAGGCCAGCCCGGTCACCGCCGACAACCTCGTCACCGCTGCCAACATCTTCCTCGCCGCGCACGAGTTCACGCTCGCCGAGAAGTACTACCAGCGCGCCGCCGACGCCGGCGCCGGTCCCGAGGTCGTCGCGCTCGGCCTCGCCAACACCTACCTGGCGCAGGGCGATTCACTCAACGCCGAGGCCCAGCTCGCCTCCCTCGGCGATCCCAGCGACTACTCCAGCAACTACGACTACCAGCTCGTCTCCGGCAGCGTCTATCGCCAGCGCCACGACATGCCGCGCGCCCTCGCCGCCTTCGCCCGCGCCAACACCCTCGACAGCTCCAACGACGTCGCCCAGCGCCAGATGTTCGAGGTCGCCGGCCAGGAGGGCCTGCGCCTCACGCCCCGCTTCAGCCTGCAGAGCGACTTCGCCATGCACGGCATCATGGAGAACGCCACCATCTACGAGCTCGACGCCAAGCTGTTCGGCATCACCGACCCCGCCCTCATGCCCTCCCCCAAGATGCCGCTGGAGTCCATCCTGACCGCCGGCTACCGCGTCCACCAGAACGGACTGCCGCCCATCAGCGGCTTCTTCCAGGTGCGCAACGCGCGCGGCGTCTCCTCGGTGCCCGGTCTCGGCCTCATCCTCGACCGCAACACCACCGACTACGCGTTCAACGGCGGCATCAACCCGACCTTCCGCCTCGGCGGCGAGACCGTCAGCTTCAACGCCGGCGTGCAGTACACCATGCGCCGCGACGCCAACGCCGGCGTCGCCCTCAACCAGAACCTCTTCCGAGAGTTCGTTCACCTCTCGACCACGTCGTTCTTCAACTGGCTGTCGCTGCGCGCCTCGGCCTACCACGAGGCCGGGCCCTTCACCGACCGCAACCTCAACTCCCGCGATCTCGCCGGCCAGCTCGAATTCCGCGTCGGCCGGCCCTGGGGACGCAACGCCCTCATCACCGGCTATTCCGCCCGCGACCTGCAGTTCGACCCCCTCATCCGCGAGTACTTCACCACCTCCACCTGGATCGGCTACGAGCGCAAGTTCGGCGACAAGCTGACCGCCCGCGCCCTGGGCGAGTACGTCCGCGCCTGGCGCGTCCAGGACGTCTCCTACGCCACCGCCCAGATGATGCGCCCCGCCTTCCAGTTCAAGTACGAGCCCAACAGTCGCTGGAGCGCGGAGGGCGACTTCGCTTTCTCCCGCGGCCAGGGATTTCATGTGTATGACAACATGCAGAGCAGTTTCTTCATCTCTTATGTAAGGCCCTTCCGCCGCTCGCTGGCGGACGGGTCCGGCGAGGTTCCCGTCGAGTATCCACTGCGGTTCTCCATAGGGATCGAGCAACAGAACTTTTTCAATTTCACTGGCCGCGATCAGTCCAAGTTCCGACCTGTCGTAAGACTGACGCTCTTTTAAGCGCCAGAGGGGCCCAATGAAGATTTGTCTGGTGACTGCCTTTCCGCCTAGCCGGCGGGGGCTGAATGAGTACGGCTTCCATATCGCTCGTGAGCTGCAGCGCGACCCGCTGCTCAGTGTCACCGTGCTCGCTGACACCATCGACCCCGGCGAGCCGGAGCTCGAGGAGTTCAGCGTCGAGCGCTGCTGGGAGTTCAACTCCTACTCCAATCCCTCGCGCCTGCTGAAGGCCATCCGCGACTGCCAGCCTGACGTCGTCTGGTTCAACCTGCTGTTTTCCACCTTCGGCGACAAGCCGGTGCCGGCCTTCTTCGGCCTCGCCATCCCCGCGCTCGTGCGCGCGATGGGCTTCTACACCCACGTCACCCTGCACCACCTGATGGACAACATCGACCTCAAGGACGCCGGCGTCCGCTTCCCGCGCCTCTATCGCCTGGCCGGCTCCGTCGCCACCCGCATGCTGCTGATGGCCAACTCGGTCAGCGTGCTGCTGCCCGCCTACCGCCGCACCCTGATGGAGAAGTACAGCGGCGACAACGTCCACTGGCGCGCCCACGGCATCTTGTCCGCACGCCCCGAGTATCCCGATTTCTCCAGTCGCGGCAATCCCGAGCACCGCATCGTCGCCTTCGGCAAGTGGGGCACCTACAAGCGCCTCGAGCTCCTCATCGAGGCCTTCGGCATCGTCGCCGAGCGTGTCCCCAACGCGCGCCTCATCGTCGCCGGCGGCAACCACCCCATGACCCCCGGCTACGTCGAGAGCGTCGCCGAACGCTGGCAGGACTGCGACCGCATCACCTTCACCGGCTACGTCCAGGAAGACCGCATCCCCGAGCTGTTCTCGACCTCCAGCGTCTGCGTGATGCCCTACAGTTCCGCGACCGGCTCCAGCGGCGTCGCCCACCTCGCCTGCGAGTATGGCGTGCCCATCCTCAGCGCCGATATCCCCGACTTCCGCGAGATGGCCGTCGACGAAGGCCTCGCCCTCAGCTTCTATCAGACCGGCGATCCCGAGAGCCTCGCCGGCGAGCTGACCTCGCTGCTCAACGATTCTCAACGCCAGCGCGAGATGGCCGAGCAGAACTTCTCAGCCGCGCTGCGCATGACCATGCCGCAGATCATCCGCCAGTACCTCCGCACCTTCGACCTGCACCAGCGCGCCAAGGCGCTCGAGCCCATCCAGCGCTTCCGCCGCCTGCCGGTCTGGATCCCTTCGCGTTCGGCGCTCTTCCGCGCCGCCGCTCCCAGGTGGTCCACGTGGATGTAAGGGCCATCATCATTGTGGCGCCGCCCGCCGAAGGTCCCGCCGAGCAGTTCGCCGGCGTTCCCATCGCGCTGCTCGACGTCCTGGGCAAGCCGATGGTGCAGCACGTGGCCGAGCGGCTGCGCCGGCAGGGCGTGGACGAGGTCGCCATCATCGCCGCCACTTCCGGCGGCGACGCCCTCGCCGCCGTGCGCACCCACTCGCTCGCCGGCGTCGCCTGGCAGGTCACCGAGCCGGGCGAGGAGTGGCGCGCCGCCGAGCAGGTTTTTTCCGAGTTCGCGCAGAACGGCGCCGAAGTCGTTCTCGCTCTCCGCCTGGGCCCCTATGCGGAGATCGATTTCGACCACTTGGTGCAGTTCCATCTGGACAGCGGCGCGCGGGTGACCGCCGCCGTGCGCGACGGCGTCGAGTTCGGTGTGTTCGCCATCAGTGCGAGCCGCCGCAACGACGCCGCGTTCCTTTTCCGTCACCGCTTCACCGAGTGCCGCGTGCCGTGCACCCAGTATCCGTTCCAGGGATACGGCAACGCCCTCGCCACCGCGCACGACCTGCGCGAGCTCGCGCGCGACGGCCTCATGCAGCGCATCGGCCTGAAACCCGCCGGCCGCGAGCTCAAGCCCGGCGTCTGGGCCGGCGAGGGCGCCCGCATCGATCGTGGCGCGCGCCTCCTCGCCCCCTCGTTCATCGGCGCGCGCGCGGTCATCCGCGCCTCCGCCGTCGTCACGCGCTGCTCCACCGTCGAGCGCTACGCCGAGGTCGACTGCGGCTCCGTCGTCGACGAAGCCAGCGTCCTGCCCTTCACCTACATCGGCGCCGGGCTCGACGTCGTCCGCTCCGTCGCCGGCTTCCGCCGCGTCGCCGACCTCAAGCGCAATGTCGAGGTGGAGTTCACCGACCCGCGCCTGGTCGGCATGCTCTCCGTCCACGCGCCCGTGCGCGCGCTGGCGAGTGCCGCCTCGCTCGTCGCTTTCTTGCCCAAGCAGATCTTCCTCGGATTCTTCCGCAAGTCCCGGCGGGAGAGACCGAGCGACCTTCCGGCGGCCGTGCACACGCCTGCAGCGGCGTTGCAGTCCCCGGACCTCGACCGTTCCGCCGAACGTGCGGAGTTCCCCTCGAACCTGGCAGTCGCGAGGAGATATGGAAACGAGTAGGCCCGTTGTCGTGAAACGTGTTCCCGAGCGCCTGAATCTGCAGCAGTCGCGCAAGTTCGTCCGCGAGGTGCTGCCCTTCCTCCACTCGGACCGGCCCCAGATCGTGCTCGACCTTTCCGGCGTGAAGCAGATCGACGCCGCCGGCGTCGACATGCTGCTCCATTGCATGAACGAGGCGATGAAGCGCGACGGCGACGTCAAGCTGTCGTCCCTCTCGCCCCAGGCCGCCGTCATCCTCGAGATGACCCGCACCGACCGCCTGTTCGAGATCTACGAGAGTTCCACCGACGCCGCGCGCAGCTACTCCGGCTTCCTGCCGAACGCGCTGCGCCTGCAGAAGACCACCGGCGAGCCCGGCCAGCTCGCCGCCTAGACAGAAGGACATGACCGATTCCGCCATCTCGGAGACCTTGCCGCCTCAAGCAGCAGCTCCGCTCGGCTTGCGCGCGCGCGTGCAGCGCTTTCGCGCCTCGCACCACTCCCGCATCCTGGGCGGCAGCCTGGTCATGCTGGTGAGCTCGGCCGTGGTCGCGGGCGTGAACTTCGCCTACAACGTCCACGTCGCGCAGCGGCTCGGCCCGGCGCAGTTCGGCCACGTCGCCACCAGCGTCAGCCTGCTGCTGCTTGCCTCCGCGCTCACCCTCAGCTTCCAGATCGTGTGCGCCAAGTATGTCGCGCGCTCCGACTCCGCCGCCGCCAGGACCGCCGTGTACCGCCGCCTGCGCCTCCGCGCCTGGCAGGTGAGCGCGGTTCTCGGCGCCCTGCTCGTCGCGCTCTCGCTGCCGCTCACCCGCTTCCTGCGCTTTCCTACTGTCTGGATCATGCTGCTGATGGCCGCCGGCATCGCCTTCTACGTCCCGCTCGGCGTGAAGCGCGGCATCTTCCAGGGCACGTGCGCCTTCCCGCGCCTCGCCGCCAACTACTCCATCGAAGCGGTCGCCAAGTTCCTGCTCGCGGTCGCGCTGGTGTGGAAGTTCGGCGCGCTGGGCGCGGTCGTCGCCATCGTGCTCTCCGTCGTCACCGCGTACTTCCTGCCGCGTCCGCAGGCGATGTTCCGCGGCGACGCGGCCCCGTGCCCGCCGCTCTCCGCCGGCGAGGGGCGCCAGGCCATCGTCTTCTTCGTCGGCCAGGTCGTCATCATGAACACCGACCTCATCATGGTGAAGCACCTCTTCCCCGCCGACCGCGCCGGCCAGTACGCCGCCGTCGCACTCGTCGGCCGCGTCTTGTTCTACGCCTCGTGGTCGGTCATCGCCGCCATGTTCCCCGTCACCGCCGAGGCCAGCAGCAAAGACGGCGTCGCGCAGAAGACCAGCCGCACTCTCGTCGCCGTACCCATGGCACTGGTGCTCGCGATGTTCCTTGGCTTCCTCGGCGTGCTCCAGCTCTTCCCCGCGGCCGTCATGCGCACGCTCTTCGGCCCCGGCTTCCACGAGGCCGAGCCGCTGCTCGGGCTCTACGCCGCCAACACCGCCATCTACGCGCTCGCGGTCGTGCTGATGGCCTACGAGATGTCGCGCCGCATCGCCAACACCGGCTGGCTGCAGCTGCTCTTCGCCGGCTTGGTCGTCGCCGGCGTCGCGCTCTTCCACGACACCCTGCGCCAGGTCATCACCGTGCTCGTCGTCCTCATGTCGCTGCTCCTGGTCACCGTCGCCGTGCCGTTCTTCCGGCGCGTGCCGCCGGCCAGGCACATCCCGCTCGCGGAGGCCGCGTGAAGAAGCTGCGCCGCCTCACCGAAGCCGAAGTCATCGCGGAGTTCCTGCGCAACGAGTTCCACGAGCGCGACTACGACCGCGACCGCGCCATGTTCGAGAAGGTCGTGCGCTCCCCCGATCTCTCCGACGACACCGAGAACGCGCTGCGCCGCGCGCTCCTGTTCCGCCGCCGCGGACACATGTGGCGCGAGCTGCCCGCCGGCACGCAGTGGTGGGAGCTCGAGCTCGACCCTGCCGACCTCGCCCGCGTCCGCGTCTTCCCGCGCGCGCAATGGAGCCGCATCGCGCGCGGCAGCTACTACATCGCCGACATCGCGAAGCAGCTCCGCCAGCGCGCCGCGCGACTCGAGCGCCGCGAGCAGCGCATGGCCGAAAAACTTCGCGGCATCGGCGCGGCGCTTTCCACCGAGCGCTCCCGCAGCACGGTGCTGCTCGTCGGCGTCGACGAGCGCCGGCCCCTGCTCATCCTCGAAGGCAATCACCGCCTCACGGCGGCGCTGCTGCGCTCGCCCGCACTCGCCGCCCGCCACTTCCGCGTCGTCTGCGGCTTCTCGCCCCGCATGACCGAGAACTGCTGGTACCGCACCGATCTCCCCAACCTCTGGCGCTACGCCAAGAATCGTCTCCGCAACCTCGTGGATCGCGACGCCGACGTCTACCGCGTCCTCGAGTCGGCCAAGCCGCCGCGCGCCCTGCACGATGGCGCCGGCGTCCCGGCCTTCACCCAGAAAGTAGAACCCAAATGAGTCCGCATCCCCTGGAGGTCACCATGAACCGTCCCCTCTTCACCCGCGCGCTGGCGTTCACGCTGGTCGCGCTGCTCTGCGGCGTCCCGCAGGTCTTCGCGCAGACGCAGCAGACCACGCCGCCGCCGGAGCAGCAGCAGGCCGCCCCGCAGCCCCAGCAGCCCAACATCACCGCCGACCCCGCACAGGGCCCGGTGGAGCCCGCGCAGACGACCGCGCAGCCCGACCAGCAGCCGCCAGCCGAGACCGACCCCTACGTGCAGAAGTACGGGACCCTGCCCAACGCTCCTTCGGCGTCGCAGCCGGCGCAGCCGGCGCAGTCGCAGCTGCCTGCGCAGTCGACCTCGAAGCCGCAGGAGCCCGCCGGCACCGCAGCCGCCGGCGAAGCGATCACGGTCGGCGGCGCGGCTTCCAAGCCCGCCGGCACCGCCATCGCTCCGGCGAAGCAGCGCCAGGTGCGCTCGCTCCTCATCAAGCTTGGCGCCATCGCCGCCGCGGGCGCGGCCGTCGGCATCGTCTACGGCCTGTCGAAGGGGACGTCTTCGCGGCCGCCGGGCGCTACCACCGCCACCACGCCCACGCCGGCGCCGTAACTGGAACCGTCGTCGGCCTGCGGTCGTCGGTCCTCGCCCGCGACGACTCGGCATGGCCGACGACCAACGACCTTAGCTAGCGATCTTTGCGAACGACCAACGACACTCTGGACGACCGAGGGCCGACGACCGACGACAAGACTTATGAAGCGACCCATTCTCATCTCGTTCTCCGGCCTCGACGGCTCCGGCAAGACCACGCAGATCGCCAACGTCCGTGCGTGTCTCGCCGAGCTCGGCCTGCGCGACCTCCTGCTCGCCTTCTGGGACAACGTCGTCGTCGGCTGCCGCTACCGCGAAGGCTTCGTCCACAAGGTCTACAAGTCGGAGATCGGCGTCGGCGCCCCCGGCAAGCCCGTCAACCGCCGCGACAAGAACGTCCGCAAGTGGTACCTCACGCTTGCCCGCCACGGCCTCTACTTCCTCGACGCGCTCCACCTCGTCTGGGTCGTCTCCCAGGCCATGCGCTCCGGCGCCGACGTCGTCATCCTCGACCGCTACATCTTCGACGAGCTCGCCAACCTCCCGCTCTCCAACCCCCTCACCCGCGCCTACGTCCGCTTCGTCCACTGGATGGTGCCCCGCCCCGACGTCGCCTTCCTGCTCGACGCCGACCCGGTCGCCGCCCACCTCCGCAAGCCC
It encodes the following:
- a CDS encoding tetratricopeptide repeat protein → LKESAACYQRAASGKPGHIGYQLSAAQALLRTGDPDKAKQFLARATQLDPNHYRLHAIRASIAKQENRPDEAIREYLFALSHLPEGGAPEGQLYPIQLRLNLSELYKQTNNDAAAKQQLALAEQEISRIHVEGPAMAEFLRVRATIKTGSGDFAGAEADLKQAMKLDPANTNAALALASVYWKTKRQDEAQKLYADILAKDPRNRFALESLGYLAREQGNRAQAEEFFNRLAKAYPDDYVAYVALGDMYTDAHDFTRAEANYQLAYKRAPRNPVVVANGANAAIEARKFDLAKLWVERAVGSMNDDPRVMRERERYLFHAGKFRESAQLGYKVIERMPRDRNGSVYLGYALYNLGRYDDVLSLVTRYEQLLPKEANFPLLAGHVHKQSQLLDQAVDDYTRAIARDPKMIEGYVNRGYVLNDLQNPQLASDDFRAALKLAPNNGIAHLGLAFAALQLKQGRVALDEADAAEKLMGESGATHLARATAYRQMRVLDKAEKEYRAALKYSPDDIRLHTALADTLYHARNYAGSLEELNQVLRLQPENVAPIYAQMAHAHAQLGHRGETFQYVEAAEREGSDQSEVLLATGDAILILGDEDAAMERFTRALEAPDANRVDARLAIAKVFARRKDYEDAKQQVALAFAEARIGEASPVTADNLVTAANIFLAAHEFTLAEKYYQRAADAGAGPEVVALGLANTYLAQGDSLNAEAQLASLGDPSDYSSNYDYQLVSGSVYRQRHDMPRALAAFARANTLDSSNDVAQRQMFEVAGQEGLRLTPRFSLQSDFAMHGIMENATIYELDAKLFGITDPALMPSPKMPLESILTAGYRVHQNGLPPISGFFQVRNARGVSSVPGLGLILDRNTTDYAFNGGINPTFRLGGETVSFNAGVQYTMRRDANAGVALNQNLFREFVHLSTTSFFNWLSLRASAYHEAGPFTDRNLNSRDLAGQLEFRVGRPWGRNALITGYSARDLQFDPLIREYFTTSTWIGYERKFGDKLTARALGEYVRAWRVQDVSYATAQMMRPAFQFKYEPNSRWSAEGDFAFSRGQGFHVYDNMQSSFFISYVRPFRRSLADGSGEVPVEYPLRFSIGIEQQNFFNFTGRDQSKFRPVVRLTLF
- a CDS encoding glycosyltransferase, yielding MKICLVTAFPPSRRGLNEYGFHIARELQRDPLLSVTVLADTIDPGEPELEEFSVERCWEFNSYSNPSRLLKAIRDCQPDVVWFNLLFSTFGDKPVPAFFGLAIPALVRAMGFYTHVTLHHLMDNIDLKDAGVRFPRLYRLAGSVATRMLLMANSVSVLLPAYRRTLMEKYSGDNVHWRAHGILSARPEYPDFSSRGNPEHRIVAFGKWGTYKRLELLIEAFGIVAERVPNARLIVAGGNHPMTPGYVESVAERWQDCDRITFTGYVQEDRIPELFSTSSVCVMPYSSATGSSGVAHLACEYGVPILSADIPDFREMAVDEGLALSFYQTGDPESLAGELTSLLNDSQRQREMAEQNFSAALRMTMPQIIRQYLRTFDLHQRAKALEPIQRFRRLPVWIPSRSALFRAAAPRWSTWM
- a CDS encoding STAS domain-containing protein, coding for MKRVPERLNLQQSRKFVREVLPFLHSDRPQIVLDLSGVKQIDAAGVDMLLHCMNEAMKRDGDVKLSSLSPQAAVILEMTRTDRLFEIYESSTDAARSYSGFLPNALRLQKTTGEPGQLAA